In the Brassica napus cultivar Da-Ae unplaced genomic scaffold, Da-Ae ScsIHWf_2378;HRSCAF=3074, whole genome shotgun sequence genome, one interval contains:
- the LOC125600727 gene encoding uncharacterized protein LOC125600727, whose protein sequence is MDTANLSGILNPLEDRSVIKGEDKKESTVEKQERSSILTEEKSWDGKNKVVIPDEVLADSTPLWDDFIVGKFMDLAPHMAKVHMVVNKIWKYGELESKVDVYDVNATMMRFRISNPKAREKILKRGMWNIAGVPMVVTKWTPKTEEEKQEETAIPMWILLRKVPLHMYSWQGLSFMTSTVGFPDRLHPETIAYTNLEEAKVFVNVDLSKPLPKEIDFTKEGKEFTVEFHYPWFPSKCNLCSKWGHTEKVCIMNGKEKRRKEAPQGLRDASGAKTVAQHSPVEEGKQEESPDSGK, encoded by the exons ATGGATACGGCCAATCTGTCGGGGATTCTAAACCCTCTCGAGGATAGATCGGTAATCAAGGGGGAAGATAAGAAGGAATCAACCGTGGAGAAACAAGAGAGGAGCTCGATTTTGACGGAAGAGAAGAGCTGG GATGGGAAGAACAAGGTGGTGATACCAGATGAGGTCCTTGCGGATTCAACGCCGCTGTGGGATGATTTTATCGTCGGGAAGTTTATGGATCTCGCTCCTCACATGGCGAAGGTTCATATGGTGGTGAACAAGATATGGAAGTATGGAGAGTTAGAATCGAAGGTGGATGTTTATGATGTAAATGCGACAATGATGAGATTTAGGATCTCAAATCCTAAAGCTCGCGAAAAGATCCTAAAAAGGGGTATGTGGAACATTGCTGGAGTTCCCATGGTGGTGACAAAGTGGACTCCAAAGACGGAGGAAGAGAAGCAGGAGGAGACTGCGATTCCTATGTGGATTCTTTTGAGGAAGGTGCCATTGCACATGTATTCTTGGCAAGGTCTTAGTTTCATGACTAGCACCGTGGGGTTTCCTGATCGACTGCATCCTGAGACGATTGCGTATACTAATCTTGAGGAAGCAAAAGTTTTTGTGAATGTTGATTTATCTAAGCCTTTGCCCAAAGAAATCGACTTCACTAAAGAGGGGAAGGAGTTCACAGTGGAATTTCACTACCCTTGGTTCCCATCAAAATGCAATCTATGCAGCAAGTGGGGTCATACTGAGAAGGTATGCATTATGAAtggaaaagagaagagaagaaaggaaGCTCCACAAGGGCTAAGGGATGCTAGTGGGGCAAAAACTGTCGCGCAACACTCTCCTGTTGAGGAAGGTAAACAGGAAGAGTCCCCAGATAGTGGAAAATGA